CCTGAAGTGTAACTCTGTCTTCGTTTGGGCTGTTAGATCACATTTTATTAAGGTTACAGTTCACAATCTGAGTTAACACTTCATGCTTTGAACGCCATCAGTGTAATGTTTACATACAGTGAATACGGAAGTACTAGCATGAAGCGTGTGCAAGAATTCATCTGCTGTATTCTGATTGGCTCACTGCATTCATTTATAAACTCCTGATCTGCTTGACGTGGCTTTCCAATGGCAAGTTCCCACCACAGTGTGCGGTAAGTGAAGCGTTCAAGTGCTGCTCAAGTGGCTGAGGCTGTTTTCTGCTGACATCAAATGAGAGATAGTTACGCAAGAGCTGCTGACATGCATCTCCAGAAGTATTTGTGCATGAGACGAAAGTACAAGAAAAGCTGCTTGGATGTTCAGTTTAGCTGTTTAGATGGCGTCATCAGTCAGGTGACATTAGTCATTTGAAGCTAACACAGGAAGACTTgcacattttctgtatttaagtAATGCTGAATGAACAATATTATTGAGATTTTCTTTATAACTTTATAACTCTAGAAGTTGTATAGATAGTGATTAATAAAACAGTACTAATTCTAAGTTTTGCTGCCATCCTCTGCAGGGTCTTCTCCTTCTCCATCCAGCAAGAAGCCCCGGAGCGGAGGCCTCTTCTCCAACCTGTTCTGCTGCCTGTGTCGGGACCAACCTGAACCCCCACCAGTTAATAACAATGCCCCTCTCTTAGTTGAAGAGAATGGAACTGTCTCCAAGGTGTGTTTATTTCTTCCTTGTTTATCAGAGCACAAGGATAAAACATATTCTGgagtcagacaaaaaaaaaaaaaggactaatGTCGGTTCTTGAAAGTGAAAAATTTTGCACTCCTCCCCACTTTCTTCTGACTTTCTTTACACAATCTTGTGCCCAGGCTTAAGgaaattttgttttgtggtaTTTTGAGATTCAGGCAAAACCACTGCTGCCTCCAGTGAAGTCAAAAGACGCTGGAAAGATCTGTGTGGTCATAGACCTGGATGAGACATTAGTTCACAGCTCTTTTAAGGTAAGATTTAATTTCTCAGACATAGTTGTCCCCTGTGATCACATGTTACAACATTAGATAGCTATGTTCAGCAGTAAGAAACACTCTGAGCTCCACAGTTTCCCCCCATATCGTAGTTGTTGGCTCTGACTGTGACATTTCTGTTGTCGCTGGCAAACTCCAAACCCAGACCAGTGGGTTCATGAACCCAAATAAACAGCTCTACGTGCAAACACTTGAGGCGGCTGTTTGTCTCTACCTGCATCGTCATGTCCATTCAATGATTTACTCTGCAAGAAATGAACCTTTACATGTGGAAATGTCCATGTTGGTTAAAATGGACTCTCTTGTTTTCTTACCAGCCTGTGAACAACGCAGATTTCATCATTCCTGTGGAAATCGATGGAACAGTACACCAGGTAATGCTAGCATCCTGCTCAAATGTGTTCATAGTCTCACTTGTGCTCATCTGCTGTCCTCGTCTTGTGATTACAGCTGTGTGACAGCACTCCTCTTGACTTTATTGCTGAGGGTAGAAGGTGCTGTCTGCATTTAAGGGATTTGAGGATGGCCGCTTGGAGCGTGATGACATACCATGGGTCTGGGCCTGATTCAAGTAATCCAGGATAGGTTTGTTCAGACAAGCACAGCCTGTTCCGGATGACTTGGTTCAGGAACGCCACCCTCAGACACCAACACAgcaacaagaaggaaaaaaaaaaagaaatggaggaGGAACCTCAAAGAGACAGATGCTTTTCTCTCTGTAAtctatgtgcattttaaaatgtagcCACGTAGGTCTAACAAGCCCAGTGTTGCTTAGAAATGTTagtgaaattttaaaaactacacACATAAATGTAACTGCAGTCTATAAGTTAACCAGACGAAATAATGGATTTCCTCAGGCCCCCATGATCTGTAGAAACATGTATTTAGAAATATGAACCTGTTTTAGAAACTGCTGTGTGTTCCAGGTGTATGTCCTGAAGCGGCCGCATGTCGATGAGTTTTTGAAGAGGATGGGAGAACTGTTTGAGTGTGTCCTGTTTACTGCCAGTTTAGCCAAGGTAACAATGACTATGCATCACTTTGAATTTGTGTATTAATTTAAGGAGCAAAGGCAGTGTGCTTGTTTATACTACAAAGATCTGGGTGCTAAAATGACCTGGTTGTAGGCCAAACCTTTCAGATATTTGACgcattatgaaataaaaacttatgACAAAGGAGGTTGAAATCTTCTTTGATGCAACAATAGGAAACATTTCACACAATTTCAAAGTGGAGATGACGCAACACAGTGGTAAACATGCCCCTGTCGTAACTTTCTTGAAACGTGTAGCAGGCATCAGtataaaaacaagcatttgAAAGATGGTAACATGCTTTCGCTGCTGCATCTGAAAATTTGTCTTTGTACTATTCTCAGCTGAATGTGGGGGTTAAATGATTGGCACAGcatcctttttttaataaataggGTTGGACAGCAGCCAGTGATAACTCatagaaaaataatatatatatatatatatataagtaaacAGTGAACACTAGAATCCGAGGTAGAACATAAAGGGGGGGAAAATGGTAAATATACCATAGACCTCTGCACACATTCAGAGACCATTATTTCTACTGGAAAACATTCTGATTCATCCTTtaaatttcatttgaaccagtaTGCAGATCCAGTCTCTGATCTCCTGGACAAGTGGGGTGCATTCCGCTGCCGCCTCTTTAGGGAGTCTTGCGTCTTTCACCGAGGAAACTACGTCAAGGACCTGAGTCGCCTGGGTCGTGATCTCAACAAAGTCATCATTGTGGACAACTCCCCAGCCTCCTACATCTTCCACCCTGATAACGCAGTGAGTTATGATGCTGATGACTTTCCACTTGTCTTAAGAAAGTGTATGCTTAGATAATTCttcatatatataatttattctttttttcatccatATTTACAATAATATGGATATCGTGGGTGTGTTTGctgatcatttttgttttatttaggtGCCTGTGGCCTCGTGGTTTGACGACATGTCCGACACTGAGCTGCTGGACCTCATCCCTTTCTTCGAGAAGCTGAGCAAAGTGGATAACGTCTACACAGTCCTCAAGCACCAAGGGACCACAAGCTAACGGCGCCCgactcttcatttcagctccGAACAAAATGgcgtacaaaaagaaaaaaaacccaataaTGCACACACCAGCAAGGCTCCAGCTTCCAGCTATCACTGCCCACCAGAACACAGGTTGCTTCACAGCTGACCAAGCCTTTACCCTCCCAGTATCAAACCAACCTCATGTGTGGGTGTCTTCAGTGACTTCTTTGACAGTGTCAATGCTGCCACCTCCTGGTCAAACGGAGAACAGGCCTCGTATGAGTGAACGGATAAAAGGATGAGCGAATGTTTAATGACATTTCTGCAGTGTTGCTGAACTTGCCGCAGACGTCTGTAGAGCCAGGAATCCTCTGGACACAGAATGGGAACTGGACACAGACCTGTCGGGAATCTGGTCCTGCAAACTGATTGTAAGCAGGAATCAGGTGGAAAGTAATTGTTTTTGGAAAGGTTTACGTGCAAACACACTTGATTCGTCTTTGAAAGGGCAGATGGTGTATTCGTACTGTAGATTGTAAATGTCTGTTAAACATTTTGAAATTACCTTATCATTGTCACACATCCTAATTTTGTGAAGTGTCACACTATTTGTCTAAAGTCAAAAGCATGTGATCCCTGGGTGTCGTCTTAGAGATTTTAGATCAATGTGATCAGGTATTTTTTGAACAATTAAGACAGTGTTATGGATGAAtctaattctaaaaaaaaaaattaaactcagCGGGGGTTGTAATATTGATGCATAATAAGGAGTTGTTTATCACTAATAAGGAAATGATTGGACAGCACTTTACAGGTTTAGTGTAGTCTGTAGTGCAAGTACTCCTTCCACTGCAGCGAGTAAATGGCTTAGAAAATAACATTATATAAGAAATCAGGATCTTTATGTGGTAATTTTGATATTTACCTTAGCATCAAATTTGCCAAGTCTATTAATCGTGTGTTTTTATGCTGCAGAAAAGCAATATAGCttcatttttacagcttttaatccatgATTATTGATCTGCAGTGAAAGCAAAAAGCTGCATAGAGAGCCCCAAGCTCCTGATTGTAATTTCTTTCTCAAAACCTGATGCAAATATGTTCATATCAAACCTTCTGCAGCTGTATGTGTCAATGCTTGTTGGGTTTAGCTTTCGGAAGGCCATCTTTAGACAGATCAACGGCCAAAATGCAGCACATGTGCACCTGTGTGTCGACAAATATCATTACCAGTTGAGTCCAGAATTAAGAGGACCAGGACTGATTTCCAAAATCTGGAAATCAGTCACTGTTAATGGTGCATCACAACTGTGACTTCATGAGTGTGTCATATGTTTTTAAAGCTACGCACAAACCTTGAATTTTTCACTGCATTCTACATCTGTATTTGAATGATAGACGGAAGTTGTTCCCAACAAAGCTACCGGTAGGTTCGTCAGTTTGGTTGTCATAGTTTTCTTATCTAAGCGGTACCTTCGAATGCAAAGAGTGGTTCGGTTCAGTCCAGATTGAAGGGATAAAACCGCCCTGAAACTCTGAAACACTATTAATAAACAACTATCAGATGCAGGTACAGAGTGCATCTCTGTACtttgtgattgtttttgttACCTAGCTGAGATACTTGCTCTGTTGGATGTAAATGATGTAATAATTCCACATAGTGCAGCTACAGCAGTATTTAACAGATAGAGAACAAAATCTATAAAGGTCAGGTTTTTCTTAAACTTAAAATATAGTTGCAAAAGACTGTATATTGGCCAACAAATGAACATAGCAGGATGCACCACCTCAAGACTTGTTCATTCACAGCTGAAGTGGATTAAGGGTGAAATGATCCTTTTATAATCTCATACTCTGTGAGagtttttgttgatgtttttcctcattttaatgttttggtcTTGTCAGAGAAAGAGCAACATAGTTCTTGAGAGCTTCGTGTTATCTCCCTTATTTGCGTTGACAATATCCTGTCGACACTGATGAATGAAAACGGTGGGTTTGACTAAGAGCCTGGATAGCAGGCTTGTTATGGGGCAGGGATGGAATTAAAATCCACCGCagcattatttttctatgttaaacAAGTTCTTGTCAATCaaattagcctttttttttctttgaattactgattttatttcttattttgccCAGGAGTGGTCCTCTGATAcaatatttatgtatgttttccAATCGAAAAAGTTGATCTTGCTGTTTTCATGCAAGACCTGGTTGGATACCTCATGTATTAATTAGTAGGTAGAATATGGATCAGAAACACCAGcaaaagactaaaaatataATATCTTACTGTTGTAGGCACATAACAGGGTAACCCTTTTGAAATGTGTTTCACATCTCGATTAGATAAAGTACTGATGCTGTTTTGAATTTGTTGGTGATAAGGAGTATTTATAGGAACATTCAGTCATCATTTATAACAAGTATTGTGTCACTATGGGGGCCCATTTGCTGATACTGTACTTCTTACACATTCAGTAGATATGTATATGTTGTTTTGCACAGtaataaagcaaacaaatttCATTAATATATGGAATATTCATATTACTGTACTCATGATTCAGATAGATGTAACCTAATTTTtgacttttgttgttttatcataCCAAATAATGTATGAATATGGACTGTATGTAATAATGcaatttttttccataaatcCTAAAAGAAGATTGTCCAAGTGCTCTTTTGTTTGGCATTTTCTCTTAAGACAGGAAGAACAGAAATCTAGTGTTTGTATGTCTGGAAATTGGATTTTCAACAAAGTGCACCAGCACAATAATgccaataaaataatttcattattttaaaagaaaataaaatcgtAGCATTGATCAGTTAATTGCTGGATTAAATGACTAGGCTACCTCACCAACTATTCCTCTTATTTTACGTAATGTTGcacttgttttatttgtttataaagtTAAAATGTCTCCAAGTGAAACAGCTAATGGAATAGGCCTTCAAAAGACTCTTAATTCAATACTCAAAGCATAatttgtgtgctttttaacagtaaataaatcagtcaAAACACCTATATAGTTTAATTTGTAACCTCTGGGGGTGGGCTTGCTATTTTCCGGGTGAGTTTTTCACAATTTTGGCCAGGTGGGGGCACCATACAGGTGGTGGCAGCCatctttgttaaaataaaagtcgTATTTTGGGGGAAATGCCCTTATCATTTCAAGGAtgatacatatttatttacatcgTTAGGTGAGATTTGACTGTTCCAGCTGTACATGCAGGACAGCGGTAAGTATTTTATACTGATTCTTTGTGTCTGAGTCTTGTTTTCCCAACTACCGTTAGCTGTCTGAGCGAAATTCATGCTAATCCACGACGCATGCGCACGAATTCTTGCCCATGTTAAACGTGCAAAGTTACAAGAAAGCTTCATTGCAGGGTgaaaatttgaatttattaTAGCACGGTAATTACTTTCAATTATacacttttaaaactttaattagGCCTGTTTCAATTAAATATATGATTACTAGCAAAAGTAGtatttaaaaattgaaaaaaattagATGCAAAATATTCTTTTCATTCAGACAAATCAGAGTCCAAGGTTTTTAAATATGGGGTTTAGAATTTTCATAAATGACCTTCTGAGTAATGTGGCCATTTTTTCCTCTGCTAGTCTGATAAAAGATATACGATGGAAGCAAAATGGCCCAAATGTCAAAGTACATGTCTTACATCAGGGCTGCAGCTGTTGTACTGAGCTTTAGTGAAAATGCCTTAACATTATTTGAAATGTTCCCATGAGACAGAGAAGAGTAGCCCATTCTGACTTTGTAGTGTGatatattttaacacataaCACAATAACCACAGTTTATCAGACTAATCTTGGATTTTTACCTTTTGATAAGTGCAAGTGAAAAAACCAACATTTatggattttcttttgtttatttatttatttttgacctTGTCTTGTCTTTAAACCGGCTAAACTTTGGTAGCTTTTCATCAAAATACAAGAATGTTCTGTAAAGTCAACAAAAAATATTGATCAGACAATTGTAAATATTATCTACACTGTAAAAAGTCTTGCCTAACACAAATGTCCAGTCTGTCTAAGCTCACTTAAACCTTAAATATGGATGATGTGAAAGGAAATGCAAGCCATTCTTTTTTTAGACTgagtaaaggcccatttatggtGTACACTAAAGACGGATACAGACTCTTCTATCCATCTTTTGTGCATAAttcggtcatttttagagagcTTGTGTATGTGTAACCCAACAGAGCAGTACCACAGAAAACCGTGAGGGTAATGTCGAGCAGTATAGTTGATATCCGACCaatgaaaagaacaaagaagaagaagcagctgcGACGCGTTCAATGGCCACACAGACCACTGGCGTTTGCTGCGCTGCGTCTtttaatgtctctttctgagagtTATGATCCCATCCACTGTCACCATGTTCGCTATTGTATGAAACTGACGTCAGAGTGAACTCTAAACTCTGCTCCACCCTCTTGTGGATGTATCGCCTGACAACCATACCAacgtaaaagatgcatggaagtttGAGGCCAGTGATGTTTGAAATGGATGTACCTACTTACACACGTAACTGGAGCATAAATGGGTAGTAAATCAGCCCGCTCCCTATAGAGTcacttaattttctttctagttTTCAGTCACTTTGAGCGTGGCACTGCTCTTAGCTTTGCCCATGGTAAACTTCACTGTCCCACTCATATCCACATTGGTGTCCTTCAGTGTCAGC
This DNA window, taken from Melanotaenia boesemani isolate fMelBoe1 chromosome 24, fMelBoe1.pri, whole genome shotgun sequence, encodes the following:
- the LOC121635655 gene encoding carboxy-terminal domain RNA polymerase II polypeptide A small phosphatase 1-like isoform X2; the encoded protein is MDNPSSIITQVSRDEEGSKAAGERGSSPSPSSKKPRSGGLFSNLFCCLCRDQPEPPPVNNNAPLLVEENGTVSKAKPLLPPVKSKDAGKICVVIDLDETLVHSSFKPVNNADFIIPVEIDGTVHQVYVLKRPHVDEFLKRMGELFECVLFTASLAKYADPVSDLLDKWGAFRCRLFRESCVFHRGNYVKDLSRLGRDLNKVIIVDNSPASYIFHPDNAVPVASWFDDMSDTELLDLIPFFEKLSKVDNVYTVLKHQGTTS
- the LOC121635655 gene encoding carboxy-terminal domain RNA polymerase II polypeptide A small phosphatase 1-like isoform X1, giving the protein MDNPSSIITQVSRDEEGSKAAGERGSSPSPSSKKPRSGGLFSNLFCCLCRDQPEPPPVNNNAPLLVEENGTVSKIQAKPLLPPVKSKDAGKICVVIDLDETLVHSSFKPVNNADFIIPVEIDGTVHQVYVLKRPHVDEFLKRMGELFECVLFTASLAKYADPVSDLLDKWGAFRCRLFRESCVFHRGNYVKDLSRLGRDLNKVIIVDNSPASYIFHPDNAVPVASWFDDMSDTELLDLIPFFEKLSKVDNVYTVLKHQGTTS